DNA from Ictidomys tridecemlineatus isolate mIctTri1 chromosome 12, mIctTri1.hap1, whole genome shotgun sequence:
TTAGAGAAACACGCTTTCTAAAGGAAGTCTATTTAAAGACTATAACATTTACAAGGATCTCACTGCcacaaaacattttacaaaaatatagtTTATAGGTTTCATGAAATGTGAACAAGCCTACTATTCTCTAACATTTTGTGTAAATGATTGAACAGTCAATGCAAAGTTGAATTACTAAATATATTGGAAGCCTAGGAGTCaatattcttcataaaaataagtTAGAGTACATCATGGTCTTGGTTGTCCAATTCTATTGTTATTTCCATATCTACTTGGTATATTTGTAAAACCAGTCCTGAATCCTTGGGTGGCTCCCATTCCTGGAGCTCCAAGTCCTTGATTAAGCATAGTGCTATAGGGTGTGTGTCCATGATTAAGACCCAAACCATAGGGCCTTGTTTGTGTGTTTAGAAGAATAACAGGGCTCACATTTTTCCCAGGGGTATTAAACGAAAATTCTGGAGGTGGACTACTATGTTTAGCTGGAGTTGATGTGACAGGGTTCGAATCATCAGTACTCTTTAAAAGAGGCATTGGAATTATGTGATGGTCTGAAAAGTTTAGGACATTGGCTGCAACAGGCCCAGACAGTAAGGCAGGCCTGATCCAATCATCCTTGAAAATTTGAACAGTCAGAGTAGATACAAGAGTATACAGCCTGTTGGTGACATGAGCAAGAACCATTTGTTCATTTGCATCTCGTCGAATTCTTACATGCACTGATCCAGCCTAAAAGGGGCAAAATCATAAGAGAACACTTAGAATTATATTACTGAAAATTCcattagaaataaacaatttactTATGATTTGGTCAGTTCTtggaaaattctttaaaataagagaaagcaTAATGTCTTGCTATTTCTGGAAGACTACTTACTGATAATTATTAATGTAAAAGttgaagaaataatttctgactatttaaaatataaaaaattcagttAAGACAAAGATAGGTATAAGTTAAaacacatggcagaaaaaaataaagtatatgaaaACATGGTGGATGGGAACAACAGGTAAGTATTAATTCCAACTGGAGAAGACTTCGAAAGAAGACTGCATTTGACCTAGGACTGATGATTAAATGGAATTTCAAAAAGTGGAGAAAGGAATTTGGTGCTGAGGGAAGAGCAATTAAAATACATGGCATATCTATTAAGAATAAGCAATATTGTAATTTATACTAATATATAAAGAAGTACAAAcattctgaggggcagaagaaggaactataagaagaaagagaaggggctggggctgcagctcagtggcagagcacttgcccagcatgtgaggcaatgggttcaatctttagcatcacataaaaataaacaaataagataaaggcattctgtccatctacaaatataaaacattttttaaaaagaaaagaagaaaagagaagcaggGGGGAAGATATGTAGGCAATACATTAAAAAGTTAGGCTAATACATGGCTctaaaaatgataaagaagttcTGATTTAATAGCAttcaaataaaagtgaaataatctGAGTTTGGAAAAAATGCAGGTATGGACAACTGGTAACCAGGTAGGAAATGAGTGAAACAGTCTAGGTTTGAAATGAGGAGAGCTGAGCTACAACAAAAATAGTGGGATCAGAGAGGAACAGATAGATTAGTCACACTCCAGAGGTAGAAGTGAGAAGACCTGATACCACCTGGTACTAATAGATGAAGGAGATGGACTCATCTGAGATGATCTCAAGGTTTCTATCCTAGATACTAGAAGGATAGAGAGCCATAGGCATTACATTTATTAACATGAAAAGGTGTTTATCACGTATtatatttttcaagtaaataataaaatataggtataaCAATGATCCTATTTTGGTTAAAACacatgacaaacagaaaaatatcaagaaaagcaATTATCTCTGGCAAAATTATTAAGGATTTCTATTCTTTGTGACTTACAAGTTACAAGTTTTTAGTTTTCTAATAGCTATTATttgccaaataaaaatatgtaatgaataaaattaaataaaatgtccaGCAAACATGCTTTGTTGATTTGTAGATAAAGTCAgctttaaagtaatttttaaagttattacaAAACATAACCTGTACATAATTAGCATCTAATTACaatgtgtgtgaatatatgaCTTGAAACATTAATTATAGAATACTAATACAAAAGCTATTGTCAatcataacataaaaaaacctTATATTCCTTTAATATGACTTGTAGTTAATTACTTTTAAGTAAGACAGGCCATGTATATAAATCAAGTcatctttgggctggggttgtggctcagcagtagagcactcacctcacatgtgcgagaccctgagttcaatcctcaataccacataaaataaataagtgaaataaagatattgtgtccaactacaactaaaaaataaatatttaaaaaataaatcaagtcatctttaattctctcttttctttgacATTATCATTTTGTGGTTTGACATGGAATGCAAAGTAAtcaaaacaaatggaaaaccaTTCCAGAATATGAGCTTGAACAGTTTCCTACGAGTTTGTTACATGTGTTAATCTAAGGTTTTTGTTACATACATTTTAGGCATCTTAAAAGCCCGTTAATTTCCTGGGTCTTACTGAGGGACTATGTAGGTAGGTATGGTTTCTAGATAATAAAATTCTGAATAGTTTAGATGACTATATTCTTTGTGTTCATAAGCCATCCAGCTTAAGAAACATTTGTCTACTTATTTATTAATATGGTCAGTATAATtaaaagaatgattaaaaaatgaGCTGCAGAAGTGGAGGAATATAAGTTGGTAGAAGGCATTTTGcaccaaaacacaaaaaatgtgattattttcttacaaaaatCACTTCTAAAAATTAATCTTAAGGAATAATAACAGATATGTGTAAAGATCATTCCACCAAATGTTCATCCCATCctatttaggaaaaaatagaaaaccatcTAAATGTCCATTGGGGattgatataataaaatatggcatatgtatataatgtaaaATTACAACTACTAAAAATTATGTTGGGATTCTTGGAAGATGGCAGTGGTTTTTGAAATCCCCAAATATCCTTGCAAAAATAGAAAAGCTAAGAcaacaaaactgaaaatctatGAACAACATTGGCCAAAACAACTTAAGGGCTgggagctagggttgtagcttagtggttgagtgcttgccttgcatgtatgaggcactgggtttgatcctcggtgccactaaataaataaataaataaataaataaataaataaataaataaataaataagatattgtgtccatcacaagtaaaaaaaaaatgtttaaaaaaataaacaaaaatttaagggCTGTGGTTGGCTTGGCAGTAAAagcattgcctagcatgtgtgaggcactgagtctgatcctctgcaccataaaaaacaaacaaacaaacaaataaataaacaaatgtgtttgtgtccatttacaactaaaaagaaaacaaaagcaaaaccaaaaaaactgcCAAACTTAATAACATTGGTACCCCTATGAAGTTACAAATATAATCGGTAAAACCTGCAAGGCATCAGAATCTGCAGGAGGAACAAAAGGAAGTAACAGGACACCTGACTGACCTAAAAACCCAGAAGCAGCTAAATGGCACTTAACAGAAATCTAGGACAGTCAATCTGAGAAAGGTAGCTGAAACCAGGAGGGGCTTCCCACCTCTCAATCCTGGGTGAGTTCACTGGCTCTGCCATAAGTCTGAAGAGCTGTAGGAGCCTGAGCCCGGTGAGCTCTCAAGTAGCCAGGCAAAGCTCCCTTCTAGGACAAAGCCCAACAATAAGTAGAAACAACTGGGAAGAGAATCCAATTGAGTAGCCCAGCAGAGACAAAGGATAAAGGAGATTCAGATGTAGAATAGTTAGGAGGAAaaactcaacaaaacaaaaacgttCACTTTATAAAATCATCAAAAAAGGGAGCTCAAACTCATGATTTTATATGAACTATTTTAAATCAGTCCTAATTATAAAACACAGGAAAGCTAATTTTTCATAAAGATGGACAACAGAAAAGAATCAAggttaaaaatcacataaaattactataagaaaaaaaatgtaaaagagatTGTAAAAGATGATCAGAAAGACATAAGTATGAGGGCTAGGGTTgcgactcagtggtagagtgcttgcctagtatgtgtgaggaggcactggattcaatcctcagcacaacatgaaaaataaataaaatgaagtgtgtatatatatatatacacacacacacacacacacacacacacacacacacacatatatatataaaatacataactaTGAATGAGGTAAAAATTATTACCTGCTTTTTCAAAATAAGTCAAAAGGCATGAAACAAGAACATGAATCAGAATtacaaaaatgtggaaagagatgaCAactaaaatacaaggaaaaacaaaatcattccAGAAATGAAGATTAGTactagaagaaatgaaaaaacaagtaagtataccttaagaaaaaaaagtcaaaaagaagaaaaattttttaaattgaaaaaaaattaaaagatgaaaaggattttggagaaaataacaaatatgaaagaaaagcaaagccCCAACATGCATAGAACAGGAATTCTGGAAGAAGGAAACCAAAGcaagaaaacagaatatatattaagaactatacttaaagaaaatattgtttagggctggggatgtggctcaagcggtagcacgctcgcctagcatgcgtgcagcctgggttcgagcctcagcagcaccacataccaataaaaaaaagatgttgtgtccgctgagaactaagaaaataaataaatgttaaaattctctctctctctctgtccccctctctctctcactctctctttaaaaaaaaaaagaaaatattgtttaaaattatttttgaaatagcaTTCATCAGAGGATACACTATACCTGAAATAACTCAGAATGAGCAATACCAagatctacctatctatctatctacctacctacctactgaTCTATCTATTTTAGttttgaggatggaacctaggcaTGTTAAGcacaagctctaccactgagcaatactcCTAGaccctttaaagaaaaaaagctggGGGACATCCAGGCAAAAAGATAGTCACCtatacaaggaaaaacaaaaagactgtCATTTGGATTTGTGCAGCAGTGCTTTATGCCAGAGGTAGATGAGGTAATGTATTTAAGAAACTCAAGAAAACAAACTCTACTAGTGATTTTATATCCAACCAACTGATTTTCAAGTATAGTGTCTACAAacttttcaacatttaaaaatattgctctCATTAGCCCTTTCTGAAGAGTTTATCAGAGAATAAGTTTTAGATATCTGAAATGACTAGAGAGGGGAAGAGTGGGTAGAGGCAGAGGTGACGTAGCTATTTTTCCACTGAGTGCATAAATCTGACACTAAAGATTACAAATTTGGTTGATAATCTGAATTGTTGGACCAGCTCTGATCTGCCCACTTCTGGAATTTATGtcatgtaaagaaaaataaaacccactttgctttttaaaaaattatactgtaGAAGAGTATTTAAGGACATAGAAAACTTTATGATATAATAAGTAGGCTGAAGGAAATCTGGACCCCCTCCTACTGTCTCCCCACACTATAAGGAAAAGCCTGGGTAAGAATTTTAGCTGTCTTGCTCCAGTActaaatcccagtctcctaaATATTGGCTGGCAGCACAAAGTTTGTGGATGTAAATAACCAGGTTTCAGGGTTTTAaagatacctttttaaaaaaatttttttttgtagttggacacaataactttatttatttatttaatgtggtgctgaggattgaacccggggccttgcacgtgtgaggcgagtgctctaccgctaagccacaactccagccccttaaaGATATCTTAATAAAAATCCTAccaaaaaaatagtgaaaagggGAAATTATAAAACAGAATGGTCTCATTTTCTAAGGAGAACCAGTTTAACTATAAACACCAAAATTTCAACAGCAGTTTTCTCTACATAATAGGGTGATTTAAATTTTAGGGGGaggatatgtttttgtatttttcttgtcatCCTGACACAGGAATGAAACcatgccataataaaatttctctGGTATTGAGGTCCAAACTGGATtagaaaatatggaattttagctgggcatagtggtgcctGCTGTTAtcttagctacttgggaggctgagacaggtagattccaagttcaaggccagcctgaaccACTTAttgagatctgtctcaaaaaaaaaaaaaaaaaagtcgttgAGGGTGGGGTAGGGTGGTGACTGgagtaatgtagctcagtgattgagggGTTGAGCCTGGgttcaaaaagacaaaaggaagTATGGACTTTTATGTTGAAGCAAGTTGTGTTACTGCAACTCTTTAACATGCTCAGCAAAATCTACAGAATTAGAACTATGGTTAAAAAgacataattgtattttttacttttgcaaCATTCTCATATTAAGGAAACACTGACTATGGACTTGTCTTTTCTGGACAGTCCAGTATTAAGATCAGCAGTAGtttgaaggttaaaaaaataaattaattaattaatctcaGGTAGGTAACTGAATCCAAATTTGGatttaaaatggaaatcaaacgccctataaaaattctaaaaaaaaaccctttttcagtgttagaaattaaaaactatgttttaaattatattttaagtaataagtAGAAAACATACCAATGAACCAAATCCTAGGGTCCAAAAATGTTCATTTCGGACTTCTAAAACTCCATCCAAGGTAGAAACCTAATCAAAACCAGAAATAGGTTATGAGAGTTATTTGCATTTGACATATGAAACACATTTCAGTCGCATTATGGACTTAATCTAAACGTAGAATATTATGGTGAGCCCTGTACAAGGACACTCAGCCAAGAGAAGTACTAAGCCACCCaagacaccttttttttttgcaccaggaattgaacccagggacacttaaccactgagccatattccaagctcttttttatatttgattttgagaatataattttctcactaagttgcttagggtctcactaagttattgaggctggctttgaactcacaaccttctgtcttagcctcccaaattactgggatcacaggcatgcaccagtgtACCCAGTAAgacaccattcttttttttttttttggtacaggggattgaactcagtggcacttaaccactgagccacatccccagcccaattttgtattttatttaaagacagggtttcattgagttgcttagcatctcacttttgctgaggctggctttgaacttaggatcttctacctcagcctccggagccgctgagattacaggtgtacatcaccTTGCTCAGCAAGATAAACATTCTTGATTGCACAGTACTGCCCCAATCCTTTTAGAGTCAAATCATGACTACTAAGTCTTACTCTCCCCTCACTTCAATAGCATATGCTTCTTTTAATTATACCTACATGgcacatatttatatttagcaTTTGTGTATTAGTTTTTTTGATCTTCTCAATCATTCCTTCCCTGGATTTCCTTATAACAAATCTCCATACAacacaaaatattatttgaatgtgGGCTGTCAGGAAATTCCTGGGCCAGACATAAAATGTGTGGCTTATAAGAACAGTAGCACAGAAGGCATATCCAGTGTCATTTTCATAAGCTGAGACGTGGACAGCTATGTTGGAAGAAGTGACCTTTGTGATACCAACAACCAGGAGTTTAGAATAGTACCAAGATAATTCACCTATCTTATATCTTGATTAGGAAGCAGGCTGAAATTTATAACAATAGAAAGTCTAAAGTCTAGATCAAGATGTCAGGTGAAGTAATTAACAGGTAAAAGTAGACTCTGTGTTTACAAAATTCTAGATTTGAATAAAGAgtcagaaaaaaatcacagcatttATAAAATCAATCAGGTGGTCTTTAGATCATTACCTTCCACACTTATTTAAAGTGAATTTGTCTTCCATACTGAGCAACTCctcaatttattttccatttttgctaCTATGTTCTGACTCTGTTACTACAAAGAACACAAACTCTCCTAGAATAAGATTTTAGGTAGGTTTCAACAAAATATTGTATGTACCCACCCTTTCAATTCCtaacataaattaaaatgattttatttatcattcCATCTTACCTCTCTGATAAGTTTATCCAACTGACCAATAACATGGGGTGGTGTtgtctgggggaaaaaataaaatatgaatagcctatggagaaaaataattttgtaaccATGGTCCTGAAATCCCTccatatggattttttaaaacttaattagcatatccatcacctcatagctttttttaaaatcttattttgatatctttatttatttttatgtggtgctgaggatggaacccagtgcctcacacatgctaggcaagcgctctgccactgagctacagctccagccccctccatatgaattttaaaccCATCTTTGGTTTTCACATGTGCCCTATTGTGATTCAGAAAAGTAAGGTTTCAACTGGCTCACTAATAGAACAACATTACTAATTGGTCCATACTCATAATGTTATCTCACAAAGAAGAGAAGCTGCTATTGATAGAACCAAATAAAGCTCAAAGAGCCAACCAAGCAATAAAAAGTCTTCAAGAAATGGTTTGAAATGTAACATTTTGTAAGTGCATAGGACTCTGcaattcttcttcatcttttttttttttttttttttttttggcactgggaattgaacccaagggcattttatcactgatctatactccctgccctttttatttattttgagacagtatctcactaagttgcttagggccttgttaagttgctgaagctggccttggacCTGAAATCTTTCTGCATGAGTCACTgatattataggtgtgcaccagcaTGCCTGGCTTAACGttaaaattgtgatcctcttgcctagGCTCTCAATTTGCTAGGGTACAGCTGTGTCTGGCTTATCCCATTGTTATTATTGCTTTTAGAGATGGAGTGACTgcccataaatttaaaaagaaaaagacatgaaggtaagagacagaaagaagagcatTGCTTACATACCCATCTAGCCCTAAGAAACTGTTCACCTTTCTAGTCTGGGTCTTGTTTAATgtgtttctactgttttaaaaagtagaaattcatCATATTTACATCTGAAATTTACATCTCAATGATCCAAagacaggaaataagaaaaaaaatcataaccagATTATATAACAGCTAAGACCTATTTACTGAGGGAAAAAAGATaaccccccatttttttttttttaaggaaacattACCCAAGGCAAATAATTTTAAGTTCATGATTGCATGTCACAGAAGCACAGGAGGATTTGTGCCTACTTTAAGGACTGACGAAATCCCACCTGGTTCTTACTATATGGATTTCAGAAAGTATTGTTTGACTTAATTGCTAACAGAGCCCTCTagttaataaaattttcagaataaatcatttttttcctataaaatttttAGCAACCAGAGTTTCAATTGGTAGAACATGGGTAAACATGAATATTCCAAGAACCTT
Protein-coding regions in this window:
- the Slc30a6 gene encoding zinc transporter 6 isoform X6 → MNPFVLIDLAGAFALCITYMLIEINNYFAVDTASAIAIALMTFGTMYPMSVYSGKVLLQTTPPHVIGQLDKLIREVSTLDGVLEVRNEHFWTLGFGSLAGSVHVRIRRDANEQMVLAHVTNRLYTLVSTLTVQIFKDDWIRPALLSGPVAANVLNFSDHHIIPMPLLKSTDDSNPVTSTPAKHSSPPPEFSFNTPGKNVSPVILLNTQTRPYGLGLNHGHTPYSTMLNQGLGAPGMGATQGFRTGFTNIPSRYGNNNRIGQPRP
- the Slc30a6 gene encoding zinc transporter 6 isoform X4, with the protein product MVRKPSPVYSFGFERLEVLAVFASTVLAQLGALFILKESAERFLEQPEIHTGRLLVGTFVALSFNLFTMLSIRNKPFAYVSEAASTSWLQEHVADLSRSLCGIIPGLSSIFLPRMNPFVLIDLAGAFALCITYMLIEINNYFAVDTASAIAIALMTFGTMYPMSVYSGKVLLQTTPPHVIGQLDKLIREVSTLDGVLEVRNEHFWTLGFGSLAGSVHVRIRRDANEQMVLAHVTNRLYTLVSTLTVQIFKDDWIRPALLSGPVAANVLNFSDHHIIPMPLLKSTDDSNPVTSTPAKHSSPPPEFSFNTPGKNVSPVILLNTQTRPYGLGLNHGHTPYSTMLNQGLGAPGMGATQGFRTGFTNIPSRYGNNNRIGQPRP
- the Slc30a6 gene encoding zinc transporter 6 isoform X5, which produces MLSIRNKPFAYVSEAASTSWLQEHVADLSRSLCGIIPGLSSIFLPRMNPFVLIDLAGAFALCITYMLIEINNYFAVDTASAIAIALMTFGTMYPMSVYSGKVLLQTTPPHVIGQLDKLIREVSTLDGVLEVRNEHFWTLGFGSLAGSVHVRIRRDANEQMVLAHVTNRLYTLVSTLTVQIFKDDWIRPALLSGPVAANVLNFSDHHIIPMPLLKSTDDSNPVTSTPAKHSSPPPEFSFNTPGKNVSPVILLNTQTRPYGLGLNHGHTPYSTMLNQGLGAPGMGATQGFRTGFTNIPSRYGNNNRIGQPRP